The following proteins come from a genomic window of Candidatus Lokiarchaeota archaeon:
- a CDS encoding ArsR family transcriptional regulator: MTTDHESNPPIEEVFSSKGRMKIIKELALSQELNISELCKRVSLNHSTTKSHLEALMDADLVEEKVFGRIKIYRYRIEDLRARSIKNLIDLWQS, from the coding sequence ATGACTACTGATCACGAGTCCAATCCCCCGATTGAAGAGGTATTTTCATCCAAGGGTAGAATGAAAATCATCAAAGAACTTGCTCTCTCTCAAGAATTGAACATTTCTGAACTCTGTAAGAGAGTCAGCTTGAATCATAGCACAACGAAATCCCATTTAGAAGCCCTCATGGATGCTGATTTAGTAGAAGAGAAGGTTTTCGGTAGAATCAAAATCTACCGGTACAGAATCGAAGACCTCCGCGCTCGGTCTATCAAGAATCTTATTGACCTTTGGCAATCCTAG
- a CDS encoding DUF87 domain-containing protein yields the protein MDIKFSKCIRIIWPISTVSSVFYFVMAYILPITDVAPPLAVPMRALVESLLLLFPPITGGVVIGSRIKSQKISTSIENDILVVQLDRSILATCVLQLNSVTESVKIDEKGEHKYVVSALLALREGMDDYTSMAYEVGTINQEPFIRLFITARGDSVTSLRQQLQIDSTRCEAILRSTLNTVEVRRLRGEELREAIETMRETNLETRRDDRTSRDETHKRIIVVTGTPSVNPKEETSQIGTFLVGLLRQGYNASLTCAFKPANPGREKRALENRWKKIRRKEREKRESLSDYAMKERLLEEYKEIGNVDAWFEAGIYVVIQANSPNELRLVEEGVRGLLISIWGEKGSISLESAKLGGRNSYRVLNRRAVKSSKIHLKRLVAYFNTPSQQLPVVSGKAAPFFSIPENEIIENELVIGRAVFNSRCLGKVGLKKDWLREHIAVMGATGTGKTTLVKRLIAELSIKTEVPWLVFDVKGSEYSDLQEGGFGSVDVLIPGAEDDFVLNLFAPEGDSPERHAHITFTIIRELLNERDVSSELSPAMERLLRESVEKVVLEEEEKTVASLERRISSLDARSRISEMTRDALINRLQVLFREPLATVFGPGKRTLEISTLLDRRVIVDLSYVARIGGMDAARLLYNVIVKRVFDSAMQRGVTEGLRHVVVLEEAYNLVPESYTRSSAADVTTGESMVMLQRATGQAVVVVSTRPNISSNILANTSTKITFRLPYDSAVGRKYLSLDDRQEEYLQSLSVGNALIKLPDVSVFEIETLMPQYGQQESTSRICNQIDNKISKGADSVCVEKGEAPKRREHVLGEISGLVTGYLASHDFVTKGQLEEFLANLNYGDIDMTQEELIEELISLSIIQREALPVVKGGFVFSVPGNANESIEAAISEYILEKSNEIRKFEHDGSETSPNFLVESNAILIVPERIRISSIEEILSTIKKCMRKMGNTIEELYVIVRGSIAAAKVRERIEGIDGFDSVTIIPAFQSSIDRMISTCTGSQMGEKSTIEKSHEIESPLEQSNKTIKKSKASIGGRIWFGLLREFLSVSGGATEWGDFLRFISTTAIQSKKARSVPLHESDGMRALSQMIKAGECHLLRLTKESKLHNLGPGRWVLGAKKFRNIKSIALDSIEQKLKSIERKIVSNHYPFDFCVGNKSYAILPEKSRLKRIISSNSEATCDSCETHEAVCILGDSSVVEDDATIPDNVTIRYWREGISSNLGSLFMVE from the coding sequence ATGGATATCAAGTTTTCAAAGTGTATACGAATCATATGGCCAATTTCAACCGTATCTTCAGTATTTTATTTTGTAATGGCATATATCCTACCAATCACAGACGTTGCGCCGCCATTAGCTGTACCTATGAGAGCCTTGGTCGAAAGTCTTCTTCTTCTATTTCCTCCGATTACTGGGGGCGTTGTGATAGGTTCTAGAATCAAATCTCAGAAGATATCCACGTCGATAGAAAATGATATTCTTGTTGTACAGCTGGACAGGTCTATCCTTGCAACCTGTGTTCTTCAACTCAATTCGGTTACCGAATCTGTGAAGATTGACGAAAAGGGAGAGCACAAATACGTAGTATCAGCACTTCTTGCACTTCGTGAAGGTATGGATGATTATACGTCTATGGCATATGAAGTGGGTACTATCAATCAAGAACCTTTCATCCGGCTATTCATAACAGCGCGGGGAGATTCAGTCACAAGCCTGCGACAGCAGCTCCAAATCGATTCTACTAGATGCGAAGCTATCTTACGCAGCACGCTCAATACAGTTGAGGTAAGAAGATTAAGAGGGGAAGAACTAAGAGAAGCTATTGAGACCATGCGTGAAACGAATCTAGAAACGCGACGAGATGACCGAACTAGCCGGGATGAAACTCATAAGAGAATCATTGTTGTTACTGGAACTCCGAGTGTCAATCCTAAAGAAGAAACCTCACAGATAGGAACGTTTCTAGTAGGTCTTCTAAGACAAGGATACAATGCAAGTCTGACTTGTGCATTCAAGCCTGCAAATCCCGGAAGGGAGAAGAGGGCATTGGAAAATCGCTGGAAGAAAATTCGTAGAAAGGAGCGTGAGAAGAGGGAATCGCTCTCTGATTATGCTATGAAAGAGAGGTTGCTGGAGGAGTACAAAGAAATAGGTAATGTTGACGCATGGTTTGAAGCGGGGATCTACGTAGTAATACAAGCTAACTCGCCAAATGAGTTGAGACTTGTTGAAGAAGGCGTTAGGGGGCTTCTAATATCGATATGGGGGGAGAAGGGGTCTATTTCACTAGAATCCGCGAAATTGGGAGGTAGAAACAGCTATCGAGTATTGAACAGACGAGCTGTGAAAAGTTCCAAAATACATTTGAAAAGGCTTGTTGCCTACTTCAACACACCGTCTCAGCAGCTGCCAGTAGTGTCAGGAAAGGCTGCACCATTCTTTTCTATTCCGGAAAATGAGATTATCGAAAATGAGTTGGTGATTGGACGAGCAGTATTCAATTCTCGATGTCTTGGTAAGGTAGGATTAAAGAAGGATTGGCTCAGAGAGCATATAGCAGTGATGGGAGCAACAGGCACAGGAAAAACCACATTGGTAAAGAGACTCATTGCCGAGTTAAGTATCAAAACGGAAGTCCCATGGTTAGTATTCGATGTAAAGGGTTCTGAATATTCGGATCTTCAAGAAGGCGGATTTGGGTCGGTTGATGTTTTGATCCCTGGTGCGGAAGATGATTTCGTTCTGAACCTTTTTGCGCCAGAAGGAGACAGTCCCGAAAGGCACGCACATATTACTTTCACCATTATCAGAGAGCTATTGAATGAGAGGGATGTTTCATCTGAGCTTTCACCAGCCATGGAAAGACTTCTACGAGAATCTGTGGAGAAAGTAGTCCTAGAAGAAGAGGAGAAGACAGTGGCTTCTCTTGAACGAAGAATCTCGTCTTTGGATGCCAGAAGCCGCATTTCCGAAATGACTAGGGATGCATTGATAAACCGACTTCAAGTCTTGTTCAGAGAGCCCTTAGCTACAGTTTTTGGACCGGGGAAAAGGACGTTAGAAATTTCAACATTACTTGACAGAAGAGTCATTGTAGATTTGAGTTATGTAGCGCGGATTGGCGGCATGGATGCAGCGAGGCTCTTGTACAATGTCATTGTGAAAAGAGTCTTTGATTCTGCGATGCAGAGAGGTGTAACTGAAGGGCTTCGACATGTTGTGGTTCTTGAGGAGGCGTACAATTTGGTGCCGGAGAGTTACACGAGAAGTTCAGCTGCAGATGTCACAACGGGAGAGTCCATGGTCATGCTTCAAAGAGCAACTGGACAGGCTGTCGTGGTGGTTTCAACAAGACCGAACATATCATCGAATATTCTAGCCAATACTTCTACGAAAATCACTTTTAGATTACCCTATGATAGCGCTGTTGGTAGAAAATATCTTTCTCTAGATGATAGACAGGAGGAATATTTACAGTCACTTAGCGTAGGCAATGCTTTGATTAAATTGCCAGATGTGAGTGTCTTTGAAATTGAAACGCTGATGCCGCAATATGGTCAGCAGGAATCTACATCACGTATTTGCAATCAGATTGACAATAAGATCAGTAAAGGGGCTGATTCTGTTTGTGTTGAAAAGGGAGAGGCACCTAAGAGAAGAGAACATGTCTTAGGAGAGATATCTGGATTAGTAACTGGGTATCTTGCATCCCATGATTTTGTAACGAAAGGGCAATTGGAGGAGTTCTTGGCCAATCTCAACTATGGTGACATTGATATGACACAGGAAGAGCTCATCGAGGAGCTCATATCACTTTCAATAATCCAGAGGGAGGCACTTCCTGTCGTTAAGGGGGGCTTTGTATTCTCTGTCCCGGGTAACGCCAACGAATCAATAGAAGCAGCAATATCAGAGTACATACTGGAGAAATCGAATGAGATACGCAAATTCGAACATGATGGTTCAGAAACCTCTCCTAATTTTCTTGTGGAGAGTAACGCCATTTTGATAGTACCTGAACGGATTAGAATATCATCTATTGAAGAAATACTTAGTACAATTAAAAAATGTATGAGGAAAATGGGGAATACAATTGAAGAATTGTATGTAATAGTTAGAGGAAGCATTGCGGCAGCGAAAGTTCGTGAAAGAATTGAAGGAATCGATGGATTCGATTCTGTAACCATCATACCTGCGTTTCAGAGCTCAATTGATAGAATGATCAGTACGTGCACGGGTTCCCAAATGGGTGAGAAATCGACTATTGAAAAGAGCCACGAAATTGAGTCGCCTTTGGAGCAGTCCAACAAGACAATCAAGAAATCGAAAGCAAGCATTGGTGGAAGAATCTGGTTTGGTTTATTGCGGGAATTCCTTTCCGTTTCTGGAGGAGCAACTGAGTGGGGGGATTTTCTCAGGTTCATTAGTACAACAGCCATTCAATCAAAAAAGGCAAGATCCGTTCCATTACATGAAAGCGATGGCATGCGAGCTCTTTCCCAGATGATCAAGGCAGGGGAGTGTCATCTTTTGAGATTGACCAAAGAGTCGAAACTGCACAATTTAGGGCCAGGTCGTTGGGTACTTGGAGCGAAGAAGTTTCGAAACATCAAGTCAATAGCTTTAGATAGTATTGAGCAAAAATTGAAAAGTATTGAGAGAAAAATCGTGTCGAATCATTATCCTTTCGATTTTTGTGTAGGGAACAAGTCTTATGCGATATTGCCTGAAAAAAGCAGACTGAAACGTATAATCAGTTCAAATTCAGAAGCAACCTGCGATTCATGTGAAACACATGAGGCGGTATGTATTTTGGGAGATTCCAGTGTAGTGGAAGATGATGCTACTATACCAGACAATGTAACAATTAGGTATTGGAGAGAAGGAATTTCTTCCAATTTAGGGAGTTTGTTCATGGTTGAATGA
- the glmS gene encoding glutamine--fructose-6-phosphate transaminase (isomerizing): MCGIVGVVQKRGEVAPFLHQALKRLEYRGYDSVGLTTIYEGKLHTKKDKGKIDEVHKRLNLDDLPGKMGIGHTRWATHGVPSLVNAHPHFDCDNRVAVVHNGVIDNFMKLRKELKKNHEFESETDTEVIPHMIEDLLEQGYDLKEAVAEVTTRIDGTYAIVAMRVEEPNRIVCTRDGNPLVIGKGEDASYVSSDIPAFLPMTRDMILLLDGEIATITQQDIEIEKLFDGSKVERDAVKISWTADQAEKAGFPHFMLKEIHEQPDAVRNTLRLRNETIEKAAEMIFNSERIYVIAMGTSGHAGMACRHMFASISEIVPVFELASDFEDTIYDTLSEDDLVLAITQSGETTDTVSAAKYAKKFGSTVIAVTNVVGSSITRVADHTIITQAGPEIGVAATKTFMVQLTALAQIAIELGRFSGSKKELIERKEKSLEEIPEVISTVIATEEEKARSVAGVYYDVPSLLFLGRGISIATAQEGALKLKEIAYNHAEAYSAGESKHGPIALVEEGYPVIFVAPKDQTRERLVGNIMEMKARGASIISVIEKGDEELKDLSDHVFEVPQGIEPEFSVMPFVIPLQLFSYYMATRKGYDPDKPRNLAKSVTVL, encoded by the coding sequence GTGTGTGGTATTGTAGGTGTCGTCCAAAAGCGTGGAGAAGTTGCACCTTTTCTTCATCAGGCATTAAAACGACTCGAGTATAGAGGATATGATTCAGTAGGTTTGACAACCATCTACGAAGGAAAGCTTCACACTAAGAAGGATAAGGGAAAAATAGACGAGGTTCACAAACGACTGAATCTCGATGATTTGCCAGGAAAGATGGGAATAGGCCATACTAGATGGGCAACTCATGGCGTTCCTTCTCTTGTAAACGCACACCCACATTTTGATTGTGATAACAGAGTTGCTGTTGTGCACAATGGTGTAATAGATAATTTCATGAAGTTAAGAAAAGAATTGAAGAAAAACCACGAATTCGAATCGGAAACAGACACAGAAGTAATTCCTCACATGATTGAAGACCTACTTGAACAGGGTTACGATTTGAAAGAAGCTGTTGCTGAAGTCACGACAAGAATAGATGGCACATATGCAATAGTAGCTATGAGAGTAGAAGAACCAAATCGTATAGTTTGCACAAGAGATGGGAATCCCCTGGTGATTGGGAAGGGAGAAGATGCATCATATGTCTCATCAGATATTCCGGCTTTTCTTCCTATGACAAGAGACATGATTCTTCTGTTGGACGGAGAAATTGCGACAATTACTCAACAGGATATTGAAATTGAGAAACTCTTTGATGGTTCTAAAGTTGAAAGGGATGCTGTAAAAATCAGCTGGACTGCTGACCAAGCCGAAAAAGCGGGTTTTCCTCATTTTATGCTGAAGGAAATTCATGAGCAGCCGGATGCCGTACGGAACACTCTCAGACTCCGCAACGAAACAATTGAGAAGGCCGCAGAGATGATTTTCAATTCTGAGCGGATTTATGTAATAGCGATGGGAACTTCAGGTCATGCAGGAATGGCCTGTAGACATATGTTTGCATCGATATCAGAAATCGTTCCGGTTTTTGAGCTAGCAAGCGATTTTGAAGACACAATATATGATACCTTGTCTGAAGACGATTTAGTACTAGCAATTACTCAGTCAGGTGAAACTACTGATACGGTGAGCGCAGCTAAGTATGCGAAGAAATTTGGTTCAACTGTTATTGCAGTGACCAATGTTGTAGGTAGCTCAATCACGAGGGTAGCAGATCACACAATAATCACACAAGCGGGACCGGAAATTGGAGTGGCTGCTACTAAAACATTCATGGTCCAATTAACTGCGTTGGCCCAGATTGCTATTGAGCTAGGTCGTTTTTCCGGGTCAAAAAAGGAACTCATTGAGAGAAAGGAAAAATCCCTTGAGGAAATCCCTGAGGTAATATCCACGGTAATAGCTACAGAAGAAGAAAAAGCAAGGAGCGTAGCTGGAGTATATTATGATGTTCCGAGTCTTCTATTCTTAGGGCGTGGTATATCTATAGCAACAGCTCAAGAAGGTGCACTCAAACTAAAGGAAATTGCGTATAATCATGCAGAAGCCTATAGTGCAGGGGAATCCAAACATGGTCCAATAGCATTGGTTGAAGAAGGATACCCAGTCATTTTTGTTGCCCCCAAAGACCAAACAAGGGAAAGGCTTGTTGGAAATATCATGGAAATGAAAGCGAGGGGAGCTTCTATCATCTCAGTGATTGAAAAAGGAGATGAAGAATTGAAGGACCTTTCGGATCATGTTTTCGAAGTTCCTCAAGGCATTGAGCCTGAGTTTTCAGTAATGCCTTTTGTGATACCGTTGCAGCTATTCAGCTACTACATGGCTACAAGAAAGGGATATGATCCAGATAAACCGCGTAATCTGGCCAAATCTGTAACAGTACTGTGA
- a CDS encoding 30S ribosomal protein S10 encodes MSQRARIRLSSTSTEHLDDVCSQIKRITRKTGVRMAGPIPLPTRRMVVPTRKTPCGQGSQSWDKWEMRIHKRLIDIDADERAIRQIMRVKIPDSVYIEIELTG; translated from the coding sequence ATGTCACAAAGAGCAAGAATAAGGTTGTCAAGTACGAGCACTGAACATCTAGATGATGTATGCAGTCAGATTAAGCGCATTACCCGCAAGACAGGTGTCCGTATGGCCGGACCCATTCCCTTACCTACTAGAAGAATGGTTGTTCCTACTCGAAAAACTCCGTGTGGACAAGGATCCCAATCTTGGGACAAGTGGGAGATGAGAATCCACAAACGCTTGATTGATATTGATGCGGACGAAAGAGCCATTAGACAAATCATGCGTGTAAAGATACCAGATTCTGTATACATTGAAATAGAGCTTACTGGTTAA
- the truA gene encoding tRNA pseudouridine(38-40) synthase TruA produces the protein MTSYLLRIFYLGSRYHGSQIQPDLATIQGELICAFSDWSGEEHTAKTIQLAGRTDRGVHSLGQIGLVNTKKKLEIEEVNRILPDDIVLWAAAEAPPNFNVRYDILFRHYRYYWPTSEGLDVTTVQQVAQQLVGTHDFSGFAKPDPYRTNVATILNIAVRNQNGLFVTDIYGTSFLWKMVRKIVSVLIEVGMHKMNASIVGGLLSGNDISGGIHPAPPECLVLMESVVPLEMKSNISALYRIRGKLRDYSDMLERVTRTLNSLNDDLPFS, from the coding sequence ATGACCTCATATTTACTACGTATTTTCTACTTGGGAAGCCGCTACCATGGATCACAGATACAACCTGATTTGGCAACAATTCAAGGAGAGCTCATTTGTGCTTTCTCCGATTGGAGTGGCGAAGAACACACAGCGAAGACAATACAGCTCGCTGGGAGAACAGATCGTGGCGTTCATAGCCTAGGCCAAATTGGCCTTGTTAACACGAAGAAAAAATTGGAAATCGAAGAAGTGAATAGAATCCTGCCTGATGATATAGTCCTCTGGGCAGCTGCTGAAGCGCCCCCGAATTTCAATGTGCGATATGATATTCTATTTCGGCACTATAGATATTATTGGCCAACCAGTGAAGGACTTGATGTGACAACGGTGCAGCAGGTTGCTCAGCAGTTAGTGGGAACTCATGATTTCTCCGGTTTCGCTAAGCCCGACCCATATCGCACGAATGTCGCAACCATCTTGAATATTGCTGTCAGAAACCAAAATGGACTCTTTGTGACTGATATATATGGAACTAGTTTTCTATGGAAGATGGTTCGTAAGATTGTTAGTGTATTGATTGAAGTTGGAATGCATAAGATGAACGCTTCAATTGTTGGTGGACTATTATCCGGAAATGATATTTCGGGGGGAATCCATCCTGCCCCTCCAGAATGCCTTGTTCTGATGGAATCGGTGGTACCGCTGGAAATGAAATCGAATATTAGCGCTTTATATCGAATTCGGGGAAAACTTCGCGATTACAGTGATATGCTTGAACGGGTAACCAGAACTCTGAATAGCCTCAATGACGATTTGCCATTTTCCTAA
- a CDS encoding 2-oxoacid:acceptor oxidoreductase subunit alpha: MSSKNLSVKFWQGNKACAEGALAAGCRFFSGYPITPASEIAEVMSERLPEENGVYLQMEDEIGAISAIIGASWGGRMSMTATSGPGFSLMQENLGYAIMTETPCVIVNVQRAGPSTGQATKAAQGDFMQSRWGTHGDHESVVLAPNSAQEMYDLTIRGFEIAEKLRHPVIVLADEVVAHSRERVQIDDTIDRTVSRKLAKEGNLPFGAVDKTGHSIMPRFGDGHKLLITGSTHDRKGFRETANPEVHDKLVRRITTKIRNNSQFLKDTVITGPERAEWGIISFGCTSRTVEQVITENHEQVSLKSMRLRTLWPFPDDEVLKFASTVEQLLVPELNLGQLSREVSRAIDGEVNVVPLRKIGGGRVIDPSDILRKVS, translated from the coding sequence ATGTCCTCTAAGAACCTTTCAGTAAAGTTCTGGCAAGGTAACAAAGCCTGTGCTGAAGGGGCTCTCGCTGCAGGTTGTCGTTTCTTTTCAGGATACCCAATAACCCCCGCATCAGAAATCGCAGAGGTAATGTCGGAAAGACTTCCTGAAGAAAATGGGGTGTATCTTCAAATGGAAGACGAAATAGGCGCCATCTCAGCAATTATTGGGGCTTCCTGGGGTGGAAGAATGTCGATGACTGCCACGTCGGGGCCGGGTTTCAGTTTGATGCAGGAGAATCTCGGATATGCTATTATGACCGAGACACCATGTGTCATAGTAAACGTTCAGAGGGCGGGCCCTAGTACTGGTCAAGCTACTAAGGCAGCTCAAGGAGATTTCATGCAATCTAGGTGGGGAACACATGGAGATCACGAGAGTGTTGTCCTAGCTCCAAATTCTGCACAAGAAATGTATGATCTTACGATTAGGGGATTTGAAATTGCAGAAAAACTGAGACATCCAGTAATCGTCTTGGCTGACGAGGTGGTCGCACATTCTAGGGAGAGAGTCCAAATTGATGATACAATAGATAGGACGGTATCACGAAAACTGGCCAAGGAGGGCAACTTGCCATTCGGAGCAGTAGATAAAACGGGGCATTCAATTATGCCGAGATTTGGGGATGGGCATAAATTGCTAATAACCGGATCGACTCACGATAGAAAAGGATTCAGGGAAACTGCAAACCCGGAAGTTCATGATAAGTTGGTTCGGCGAATAACTACGAAAATCAGGAACAATTCCCAGTTTCTCAAGGACACGGTCATCACAGGTCCGGAGAGAGCAGAATGGGGTATAATCTCCTTTGGATGTACTTCAAGAACAGTAGAACAGGTAATTACAGAAAACCATGAACAAGTTTCATTAAAATCTATGAGACTTAGAACACTCTGGCCATTTCCGGATGATGAGGTTTTGAAGTTTGCATCCACGGTAGAACAACTATTGGTTCCGGAGCTGAATTTAGGACAATTGAGTCGAGAGGTGTCTCGGGCAATTGATGGGGAAGTCAATGTAGTACCATTGAGAAAAATCGGTGGAGGTCGTGTGATAGACCCATCTGATATATTGCGCAAAGTATCCTGA
- a CDS encoding ORC1-type DNA replication protein codes for MPVDFVEDELSRHTVFKSEQYLSIDYVPETLPHRENELRTLARSFKTLITSPGKTSHKFIIEGPVGTGKTAVAKRFAEQMIRAARRRNIHLHKIHVNCRVNKSKYLVYLRILKEFKPKFPRRGHSPEELLQLIMDVLDSEDRYLLLILDELDYFITQKGGSIVYDLTRLNDDRLNSPQRLSMIGIGRDIPLDESAFDSSTLSTLQRNILRFEKYDSEALYDIINQRSEMAFKDNTVMEETLQVISDIASERGDARYAIEILWRAGKQADTERSDVVIPDFARKAKADTHPELRKEVFSTLPLQNKLLLLAAARQLKEVRSAYVTMGEVEEMYRTVCEEYGEDSRAHTQVWEWVQDLNAHGVIDTKRSGEGQRGQTTLIGLSDVPAGMLEAFLLDFLNE; via the coding sequence ATGCCGGTAGATTTTGTTGAAGATGAACTCAGCAGACATACAGTATTCAAATCGGAGCAATATCTATCAATAGACTATGTGCCAGAAACTTTACCTCATCGAGAGAATGAGCTTCGGACACTAGCTCGGAGCTTCAAAACGCTGATAACCTCCCCTGGAAAGACCAGCCACAAATTCATAATTGAAGGTCCTGTTGGTACTGGCAAAACAGCTGTTGCAAAACGCTTTGCGGAGCAAATGATTCGTGCTGCGAGAAGAAGAAACATTCACCTACACAAAATACATGTAAACTGTAGAGTAAACAAGAGCAAGTACTTAGTTTATCTGCGAATCCTCAAGGAATTCAAACCAAAATTTCCTCGGAGAGGTCATTCGCCCGAGGAGCTACTTCAACTCATAATGGATGTTCTTGATTCTGAAGATAGATACCTTCTGCTTATCCTTGACGAGCTTGACTATTTCATAACACAAAAGGGTGGAAGCATAGTCTACGATTTGACGCGGTTGAATGATGATCGCCTCAATTCTCCCCAAAGGCTTTCAATGATTGGTATTGGGCGAGATATACCTCTAGATGAATCTGCATTCGATTCTAGTACACTGAGCACCTTACAGCGCAATATTCTTCGCTTTGAGAAATATGACTCAGAAGCACTTTACGACATCATTAATCAACGCTCAGAAATGGCTTTCAAAGATAATACTGTAATGGAAGAAACCCTTCAGGTCATTTCTGACATAGCTTCTGAACGTGGTGATGCGAGATACGCTATAGAGATTCTTTGGCGTGCTGGCAAACAAGCTGATACAGAGCGCTCTGATGTCGTAATACCTGATTTTGCACGAAAAGCTAAAGCTGATACACACCCGGAGCTACGAAAGGAGGTTTTCTCAACTCTGCCCCTACAAAATAAGCTTCTGTTGTTGGCTGCTGCACGCCAACTGAAAGAAGTACGAAGTGCATATGTAACAATGGGTGAAGTGGAAGAGATGTATCGAACTGTCTGTGAAGAATATGGTGAAGATTCGCGCGCACACACTCAGGTTTGGGAATGGGTTCAGGATTTGAATGCACATGGTGTGATTGACACAAAACGATCCGGTGAAGGGCAAAGGGGGCAGACAACGCTTATTGGTCTCTCAGACGTACCCGCAGGAATGCTGGAAGCATTTTTGCTCGACTTCTTGAATGAATAG